In the Cucurbita pepo subsp. pepo cultivar mu-cu-16 chromosome LG17, ASM280686v2, whole genome shotgun sequence genome, GACTGTAACACTATGCACACAGAACACTAATCTTCAGACATAAGCAAAAAGGGTTCGGCATGGCATGGGCATGCGACCACGGGCAACATGTCCTGGATGAGCAAGACCGTGACACTATGCACACAGAACACTAATCTTCAGACATAAGCAAAAAGGGTTCAGCGTggcatgggcatgcggccacgGGCAACACGCTCTGGATGagcatgactgtgacactATGCACACAAAACACTAATCTTCAGACATAAGCAAAAAGGGTTTGGCGTGGCATGAGCATGCGACCACGGGCAACACACCCTAGATGAGCATAACCGTGATACTAAGCACACCAAACTAATCTTCAGACATAAGCAAATCTATGTCGTGTTCTTCCAAtaaatgtggaaacctttgaGAAATCCAATGGACGAGTCAACATCACTTACCCTTTTAATCTCCATAGCAGAGACATGAGTCATGTGTGGAGGGAGCTCCTCTTTCTCCATGTTCTataaagcccaaaacaaaaattttaagaggGTTGGACAGCTAACAGACAAATAATGAAGACAAACAAGTGAATCTCTAAGATTTTGTCCTACCAGCTCGCCCAGTAAAACGACGTTTTCGCCTCGAATTACATAGAGACCTAAAGGAATATCGCTGTAAAGGTCACCAACAATCACTCTTTCACAGGATCCTTCAAGAACAGCATTTGCTGAAACATAGAAACAATTAGTTCTCCACGCGAATGTTAAAACCGTATAAAATTTCAGGAAGAACTATACCAAATTGATCGAATGAACGGAGGATTCCTAATAGCTTTCGACCATCTCGAAGTAGTACAAGAACCTTCTCTATAGAACGAAACGATCATTAGAACCACAATTCTAGCAAATAGCAACACTAGCTTTTTAATCCTTCTCTAAACAATTTAAAGAATGCAGACATGCTGAACAATGATTTAGAAGGTAGCTGTGAAACAGCCTTTTAGCATTTGGCACAGGGAAGACCAGTGCTCATGTCAAATCAAAGTTGAAACAAAGGGTTTCAAGGCAGAGCTATATAATTGCTTATGGTGATAGGTGAGGTGAAGAGAGagtgtaagatcccacatcgattggagagggaaacgagtgtcaacgaggacacCGGTTTCTAAGGGAGgtgagattgtgagatcccacattcgttggagaggggaacgagtgccagcaaggacactggattccgaagagggtggattgtgagatcccacgttggttggagaagggattgagtgccagcgaggacactgggccacAAAGGGGGCGAATTgtggatcccacatcggttggagagaggaacgaaacattccttataagggtgtggaaacctctctctagtagacacgttttaaaaaccttgaggggaagcccaaagaggacaatatctgctagcggtgggtttggactgttacactGAGTCTTTCACCCTGAGACGctggcctcgaaggggggtgggattgtgagatcccacattcgttggagaggggaacaagtgccagagaggacactaggctccgaagggggtggattgtgagatcccacgttggttggagaagggaatgagtgccagagAAGACACTAGGCCACGAAGGGGGTGGGTTgtagatcccacatcagttggagagaggaacaaaacattctttgtaagggtgtggaaacctctcctgagtaaacacgttttaaaaactttgaggggaagcccgaaaagaaaagtccaaagaagacaatatctgctaacagtcaAAAGTCAAAACTCACCCTGAGACTCACCTCACCATGGCAAGCTCTTCAAAAGGTGGGTAGAATTTCACAGAAGTTCCATAATCTCTTGAAAAGAAGAGGGAATCAAAGGCattcacaaaataaaacacaaatgTTTGCTAAAACCACTACAACAAAGTGCATTTGATTCAAATATCTTCATTTACATTACTAAACAGTTAGCCAGAAAGGACAAATGGATGCTCATTCATGTGTCTAAATAAGCTTGATTGGGTGAAAGGTTTTTGAATCAAAGAGCTGCAATACATAACAATTTGATACTCTCAAACCCCATGATGATCAAGAGATAGATATCACATTACACAAAAGAGGCAAACCCCATGAAGCAAGtgatattaaatttcaaaattaaaaaggaaaatgagtaTTAATTTGTAAGCATCAAAAGAGAAGGAACATACTGTCAAGGTAATTGGCAAGAGAAGTTGAAAGGTAAATATCTTCCGCGCTTGCCCAAGACATCGACGACCTTTAACACTTAACTCCAAACCAAATAAATGGGCATTGCCTGCTTAGATTCCTGTCCAATTCTCAACCAATCCCTCAAAATCCTTTCACAATTTCCTCAAATAATCTGTCTTCACCATCCACAAATCCTTCGAAACTAAGAACAGACGATTCGAAACGAATCGAAAAGGGGAAAGAAGGGCAAAGATTCAATTTCTACGAAGAGAGCGAAGATGAAATTGGGGGAAAAAAAGGGCTTCGTGAGAGACAGACTTAAACGTGGCGGAAGCCCGGAAGAGATTCAACTCCGGCTGCAGTGTTGGTCTGGATTTGGTTTGGTACTTCATCTCATGCCCCTTCGGATATGTAGGgctttattatttaataattaattttcaaggCAATTTGGATTGagaaattatgatataatttttagtGTAAGATTATGGGGTTAGAAAATTGGTTTCCATTTAGATTTTTATGACTTATAAATCTAAgttatttttgtgaaaaatgCAACGGAAAGCTTTATTCCCGAATATGTACCTTCTCTTTCAAGGTAAACAAAGCagcttctctcttctttcgtACAGTTGAGTCAATTAAATCCTCTTCTCGTCTCATTGCTTACTTCGCTCCTTAACTCCGAAACTTTACATGAGagtaaattaatgaaattctCCCTTTTAATGATTCTCGAACGGTAAACTCTTGATCTGATCTCATGTGAGATTCGTCAccataaacataatttataatgttAACATTATCGACCGAATCAACCCAAAAATGGGGGAAAAGATGGGAGGAAAACAGAGCCCAACAACAATGTCTTGGTAACTTTATAACAATACAAAATGTTATTCGCCTCGAATATGTTACAAAGAGAGACCCCAACAttaaagaaggagaagaattatatggtaaaataaagtgaaaaatGTAAAGCTCTGTCATCATAGAATCTCTTTTGACGATGTATCATAACATGAGTTGCACTGTTTTGGTAACAAACaaccatgaaaaaaaaggagtaATCAGCACCGTCGATCAGATCTATATTTTTGCTGTGATGAACAACATCTCAACTGTTGGATCCATATCATCAAATCAAAGGGTGGAGTTTGAATATCTGGAAAAGTCATTTTTGGAGATGGAATTTGAAGATCAGTCATTGCTATGTTAAAATGAACCATATTGAAAAAGTGAGATCAGAAAAGGTGTTACCTTGTTCAAATCAGTTGGATGGGTAATTGGTTAGAAAAGGAGATGGAATTATATCtcaagaacaatatctgcaatTTGCAAAACAAGAACTTTGTTAGAGAAAGCTAAAATTTTGTGATGTTTTTAGGATGGATTTATGAACAAGCTATGAACTTACACTCGGAATCAGTTTTGACCCATTTGGATCCATCTTTAGCATTTTtctgctcttcttcttctgctNACTGAGTCTTTCACCCTGAGACGctggcctcgaaggggggtgggattgtgagatcccacattcgttggagaggggaacaagtgccagagaggacactaggctccgaagggggtggattgtgagatcccacgttggttggagaagggaatgagtgccagagAAGACACTAGGCCACGAAGGGGGTGGGTTgtagatcccacatcagttggagagaggaacaaaacattctttgtaagggtgtggaaacctctcctgagtaaacacgttttaaaaactttgaggggaagcccgaaaagaaaagtccaaagaagacaatatctgctaacagtcaAAAGTCAAAACTCACCCTGAGACTCACCTCACCATGGCAAGCTCTTCAAAAGGTGGGTAGAATTTCACAGAAGTTCCATAATCTCTTGAAAAGAAGAGGGAATCAAAGGCattcacaaaataaaacacaaatgTTTGCTAAAACCACTACAACAAAGTGCATTTGATTCAAATATCTTCATTTACATTACTAAACAGTTAGCCAGAAAGGACAAATGGATGCTCATTCATGTGTCTAAATAAGCTTGATTGGGTGAAAGGTTTTTGAATCAAAGAGCTGCAATACATAACAATTTGATACTCTCAAACCCCATGATGATCAAGAGATAGATATCACATTACACAAAAGAGGCAAACCCCATGAAGCAAGtgatattaaatttcaaaattaaaaaggaaaatgagtaTTAATTTGTAAGCATCAAAAGAGAAGGAACATACTGTCAAGGTAATTGGCAAGAGAAGTTGAAAGGTAAATATCTTCCGCGCTTGCCCAAGACATCGACGACCTTTAACACTTAACTCCAAACCAAATAAATGGGCATTGCCTGCTTAGATTCCTGTCCAATTCTCAACCAATCCCTCAAAATCCTTTCACAATTTCCTCAAATAATCTGTCTTCACCATCCACAAATCCTTCGAAACTAAGAACAGACGATTCGAAACGAATCGAAAAGGGGAAAGAAGGGCAAAGATTCAATTTCTACGAAGAGAGCGAAGATGAAATTGGGGGAAAAAAAGGGCTTCGTGAGAGACAGACTTAAACGTGGCGGAAGCCCGGAAGAGATTCAACTCCGGCTGCAGTGTTGGTCTGGATTTGGTTTGGTACTTCATCTCATGCCCCTTCGGATATGTAGGgctttattatttaataattaattttcaaggCAATTTGGATTGagaaattatgatataatttttagtGTAAGATTATGGGGTTAGAAAATTGGTTTCCATTTAGATTTTTATGACTTATAAATCTAAgttatttttgtgaaaaatgCAACGGAAAGCTTTATTCCCGAATATGTACCTTCTCTTTCAAGGTAAACAAAGCagcttctctcttctttcgtACAGTTGAGTCAATTAAATCCTCTTCTCGTCTCATTGCTTACTTCGCTCCTTAACTCCGAAACTTTACATGAGagtaaattaatgaaattctCCCTTTTAATGATTCTCGAACGGTAAACTCTTGATCTGATCTCATGTGAGATTCGTCAccataaacataatttataatgttAACATTATCGACCGAATCAACCCAAAAATGGGGGAAAAGATGGGAGGAAAACAGAGCCCAACAACAATGTCTTGGTAACTTTATAACAATACAAAATGTTATTCGCCTCGAATATGTTACAAAGAGAGACCCCAACAttaaagaaggagaagaattatatggtaaaataaagtgaaaaatGTAAAGCTCTGTCATCATAGAATCTCTTTTGACGATGTATCATAACATGAGTTGCACTGTTTTGGTAACAAACaaccatgaaaaaaaaggagtaATCAGCACCGTCGATCAGATCTATATTTTTGCTGTGATGAACAACATCTCAACTGTTGGATCCATATCATCAAATCAAAGGGTGGAGTTTGAATATCTGGAAAAGTCATTTTTGGAGATGGAATTTGAAGATCAGTCATTGCTATGTTAAAATGAACCATATTGAAAAAGTGAGATCAGAAAAGGTGTTACCTTGTTCAAATCAGTTGGATGGGTAATTGGTTAGAAAAGGAGATGGAATTATATCtcaagaacaatatctgcaatTTGCAAAACAAGAACTTTGTTAGAGAAAGCTAAAATTTTGTGATGTTTTTAGGATGGATTTATGAACAAGCTATGAACTTACACTCGGAATCAGTTTTGACCCATTTGGATCCATCTTTAGCATTTTtctgctcttcttcttctgcttcatttctgttttttgGTGACTGTTTTTCCTCTATGTACCTCTTCAACGACGATGACGATCGAGAAGCGTTTTGTGGGGCGATCTTCTTTTGGAGAATTGTTCTTAAGAGCTGCCATTGAAATGGAAAGATCATTAGAGATTCAAAAGCTGAAATTATGCAGGTATGAATCAGAGTTGAAGAAGctgttttttagtttgttttgtCATTACCTTTTCCATTCTTGACTCTTGTAGAGTCTCTCTCAAACTTGGTGGTGGTATAGGAGTGAAGCCATTTCTACAAACAAACAACTTTTTGAGGAGAAACGACACGGATTTCTTCCCGATCGCTTTCTTTTTACTATCGGCGCAAATGTCCTTACATTTGCCAATTATAAGACTAATGGTCCTTTCAATATCTTCATCTTTATCATCAGAATCACAGCTGAGGGGATTGCTGATTCTCCTGTCGACCTCCAAGCTTGAAGGGCAGTTGAGAAATCTATCCAATGGAAGATCTGCAACCTGCTTTTCGGGATTCGGTTTGCGAGATAAAAGCTTTGTCAACTCCTTCTGTAATTTACCAACTTCTTCAGGAGAGAAATCTATTATTTCTTCTGAAGAAGATGGATCCTCCTGTATGTCTTGTCTTCTCTCAGAATCATCTTTGATCTCATTGTTCCCAAAAGTTCCAATTGCAAGCAACCCATGAGGCCAATCGCTGAACTCTTCACGAGACTCTTGTTTTTTAAGCTCTGCAAATAGGGAGATggaaaatattcaatttatatTGAAGAAAGTATTCCTGTAATTTACAATACTTCACCATTTCAAAGAtccagaagagagagagagagagagaataatttCATGGtcctataatatatatatatatattttgagtcCTGGGATCTGATTACTGGTTGGTTTGCAGTCCTAAACTAAAGCTAATGAAAGTGGACAAAAAAGGAAATGTAAAACAATGGTAAATTTTgtacattaaatatttgtttaaggATCAAGGGGGAACAAGGCACATGAACCCAAGTATTGAGGTTAGTGATTCAGGCTACCTTTTGAATCGTGTCCTCGTTTGCATTGGGATCTTGATCCAGCTAACTAAACTTCGGATCCAACCAAAAACCATTTCACTAAATCTATTTTCCACTGTTGTTCCTTCTCCAAGTTGATATCTTAAAACAATTAAACCATACAATCTCAACTTGAACACAAAACAAGATTTAAGAACACAAATCTTTGACTCatctatatatacacacatcaTTCATGCAAATGAACACTCTACATGCCAGTTTGAAAACAGAGAATAAAGAAGTTCATAGCATAGAGGAAAAAGTGGagcaaaaaagagaagaaaaagctTACGAGAAGTAGAGAATGTATTTGGGATTTTCGTCTCGTGTCTGCCATTTAGTTTAGTTTGCATCCAGCTGAAGAACTGCattgaagaaatggagagaaaaaagCAAATCAAGCTTCCATCAAACTACATTACAGAACATGAAGTGTAAATTTTGAGCTAAAAATTAAGCTCACCTTCATCTTCAACTAACGATACAATTTGAAGCTGTTTAGAAAAATTGGAGAGTGGTGAAGAAGATTATGAGGTGTTATGTACAAAACAGAGAAGTTCAGAACCAGATCTTTAAAAGCCAATGACGAGTATTGGGATGATCAAAACAAGTGAAGAGTTTTGACAAATTTGATGCTGAAGCTTTCTCAATCACAGCAAGTTATAATGGTTCAAGTTCCCAAACAGTGGCCTCTCAGTTCTCACTCTAAactctccttctccttctcctcctgAAAGATGTTGCTGGATTCTTCCTCTTATACACCTCCAAATGCACATACACCACTAGCATGAAAAACATTCTCTATAAAATTGAATACTTTAATTCCTGTAATTTAATAAGACTACAAAAGGAGGATTCTGCGGGTTCAATTCTGGAACATCCTCTATACAACCGACCGTGTCAAAATCTTGTCCGTCAGATCTTGAGATGCAAATCTACGACAACTGCTAAATAGAAAAGGTGGAGTTGATCCCCATACATCTTTAATCTAATGGTAATTAGAATTACACGGCATTCACTGTTCACAGCGAGAGTTTTTACTGTACAGTGTAGtcaatttaaaacattacTCCTTTCCAGATATGCTTTTACCATTCTATATAATTTCGTCACATCATACCACATTGATACACGAATAAAAACGCATGCATGTAAGTATATCAATCTAAAATCAATGATCGATAGAGTTACAGATAGCAAAACAATGTAGGATCATTAATACTTTGatctaattaataattttatttaggtgTATAAACTTATAGTTCGTATCTACACgatcaaattttttagaaaagtcTCCAACAATTCTAGTTGGATAATGCCAAAAAGCTAACCCAATTCAAAGgagaatatttataattttacaataattttttttaaaaaagataaccACGTCTCGGGAGTCGGGACCCTACCACCATTAATCCACCGACACCTACGTCCACCTCAAGCCCAagtcataataataattactattattatcaTGTAAATAGATAAGACATAATTATCCTTTCATAAATGGATGGTTTAACCTCAATTTTGCATGATTGAATTAAATACAATGCGTAAATATACTAATAATCATGTAAATATACTAATAATCGTGTAACTCCCAACCTAGCTTCCAGTGATCTATACTTTCACTAAGATCTAtcgaattaaaatgaaataaagaaaaataaaagaatactattgattaaaagaaaatctaaaattattaagCCAACTcactttaaaatgtgtataaataataaatattatattcttagACTTCGAAAAATCTAAACTATTAGACAATCTTTAAACTCACTCAAAAGATTAGATTTTGCATGTCAATAGATATGGTAGACGTGGCACCGTTATAGTTCACGAATTTATCCTTTCAATAATTCCTTCTATTTCAAATAAGatagaataaatgaaaattttagaagtttaaacaaattttacaAACAgactattaaattttttttaaaatcaaatcacaaaacaatttaaaaaataaaaataaaagcacaCCCAAATAATTCctaaaatagattgaaaattaaggaatcataataaaattagataaacCAGAAAAAAGTACAATTTGTATCTCGTTTTTACCTTCTTGATTTGAGTCTTGATATGCCACAGTAAAAGTCTAACAAGATCTATTAGAA is a window encoding:
- the LOC111779302 gene encoding sm-like protein LSM1B isoform X1; this encodes MSWASAEDIYLSTSLANYLDKKVLVLLRDGRKLLGILRSFDQFANAVLEGSCERVIVGDLYSDIPLGLYVIRGENVVLLGELNMEKEELPPHMTHVSAMEIKRAQKAEREATDLKGTIRKRLEFLDLD
- the LOC111779233 gene encoding uncharacterized protein LOC111779233, whose translation is MKFFSWMQTKLNGRHETKIPNTFSTSQLKKQESREEFSDWPHGLLAIGTFGNNEIKDDSERRQDIQEDPSSSEEIIDFSPEEVGKLQKELTKLLSRKPNPEKQVADLPLDRFLNCPSSLEVDRRISNPLSCDSDDKDEDIERTISLIIGKCKDICADSKKKAIGKKSVSFLLKKLFVCRNGFTPIPPPSLRETLQESRMEKLLRTILQKKIAPQNASRSSSSLKRYIEEKQSPKNRNEAEEEEQKNAKDGSKWVKTDSEYIVLEI